One Polaribacter sp. SA4-12 genomic window carries:
- a CDS encoding glycoside hydrolase family 3 protein — MKTNIFISLIIVTFFVTIISYNKSKEHKLPEAISYNFTPKDTTWKSLSIREKIGQTMIVRAFHKAQVAEFGSIEKMMDEYPIGGIFVPYWDYLFTPPRDQVIPTIKNAILDYENASKYPMIVTEDFERGVGSIYSEFTNMPSEMAVGAANNTDLAYKFGNAIAKESNALGVNWLLHPLVDLNMNPLQSLVIERAISDDATRAYPLLKAQIEGMNAQGVVSTIKHFPGDGATIKNQHLITSANNLSISEWNKTFGTMYQKMINNGTPAIMVGHIRFPAYQKEKRKGVFLPASLSEELMVGLLKKKMKFNGVIMSDALNMGGAAGYYENEIETSLAAFKAGVDMVLWPTLKFMDSLEVRIKRGDIPMSRLDDAVERIWGVREQYNLLKKKETIFYPISEKETKVIQKYAQEIANNAVTLLTDKTKIPLKSSQNKRIAIVNISHENRTNELRLTQKLLQEKGFEIDTILHNPNFLDWGEKLKFFDKYDKVLVAFENRYFSPLGASLLKDKEALGVWTMGMLPQDKIIAVSYSNPYYVNFYFENAFIGINAYSIDRFSQKAVVDALTGNIPFIGTSPVKLEHDILK; from the coding sequence ATGAAAACGAACATATTCATCTCATTAATAATAGTAACGTTTTTCGTTACTATTATTAGTTATAATAAATCCAAAGAACACAAATTACCAGAAGCAATTTCTTATAATTTTACTCCTAAAGATACTACTTGGAAAAGTTTATCAATTAGAGAAAAAATAGGGCAAACTATGATTGTACGTGCGTTTCACAAAGCGCAAGTTGCTGAGTTTGGCTCTATTGAAAAAATGATGGATGAATATCCTATTGGCGGAATTTTTGTTCCCTATTGGGATTATCTTTTTACGCCTCCAAGAGATCAAGTAATTCCGACTATTAAAAATGCGATTTTAGATTATGAAAACGCATCTAAATACCCAATGATTGTTACTGAAGATTTTGAAAGAGGAGTTGGAAGTATTTATAGTGAATTTACAAATATGCCTTCAGAAATGGCAGTTGGCGCTGCAAATAACACAGATTTAGCGTATAAATTTGGGAATGCAATTGCAAAAGAATCGAATGCTTTAGGTGTAAATTGGTTGTTACATCCTTTAGTGGATTTGAATATGAATCCGTTGCAAAGTTTGGTTATTGAACGTGCAATTTCTGATGATGCTACAAGAGCTTATCCGCTTTTAAAAGCGCAAATTGAAGGTATGAACGCTCAAGGCGTAGTTTCAACAATTAAACATTTCCCTGGAGATGGAGCAACCATTAAAAATCAGCATTTAATAACTTCTGCAAATAACTTATCAATTTCTGAATGGAATAAAACCTTTGGTACAATGTATCAAAAAATGATAAATAACGGAACACCAGCAATTATGGTCGGTCATATTCGTTTTCCTGCCTATCAAAAAGAAAAGAGAAAAGGTGTTTTCTTACCAGCTTCTTTATCCGAAGAATTGATGGTTGGTTTGTTGAAGAAAAAAATGAAATTTAACGGAGTAATTATGTCTGATGCTTTAAATATGGGAGGAGCAGCTGGTTATTATGAAAATGAAATTGAAACTTCTTTAGCTGCTTTTAAAGCAGGAGTTGATATGGTATTGTGGCCAACTTTAAAATTTATGGATTCTTTAGAAGTAAGAATCAAAAGAGGTGATATTCCAATGTCTAGATTAGATGATGCAGTGGAAAGAATTTGGGGAGTTCGTGAGCAATATAATCTGCTAAAAAAGAAGGAAACTATTTTTTATCCAATTTCGGAAAAAGAAACAAAAGTTATTCAGAAATATGCACAAGAAATTGCAAATAATGCTGTGACCTTGCTTACAGATAAAACTAAAATTCCACTAAAATCATCACAAAATAAAAGAATTGCAATTGTAAATATTAGTCACGAAAATAGAACAAATGAGTTGCGCTTAACTCAAAAATTATTGCAAGAAAAAGGTTTTGAAATAGATACTATTTTACACAACCCCAATTTTTTAGATTGGGGAGAAAAGTTGAAGTTTTTTGATAAATACGATAAAGTTTTAGTTGCTTTCGAAAATCGATATTTTAGTCCTTTAGGAGCTTCACTTTTAAAAGATAAAGAAGCATTAGGTGTTTGGACAATGGGAATGTTGCCTCAAGACAAAATTATTGCAGTTTCTTATAGCAATCCATATTACGTCAATTTCTATTTCGAGAATGCTTTTATTGGAATTAATGCATATAGTATAGATCGATTTTCTCAAAAAGCAGTTGTAGATGCTTTGACTGGAAATATACCTTTTATAGGGACATCTCCAGTGAAATTAGAGCACGATATATTAAAGTAA
- a CDS encoding sulfatase, whose product MNSQILKMLFLSLFTIFIISCDNKSGKKEGAKNQPKNILFIAVDDLKPILGAYGNTVVKTPNIDKLAANGFVLENNHCQQAVCGPSRASIMTGKRPDYTKIWDLKTHIRSINPDIVTMPQYFKQNGYQTAPVGKIFDFRSVDRQQDSISWTHRYANLKRKNKEYVNETTHISYEVLHIPDSATVDGMVATRSNHLLRKFSKEKKSFFLATGFHKPHLPFVVPEKYWDMYPIETITLPEFQKTPEGAPYYATQPSWELRGGYADFTKDYSVPISEAKQKKLIQGYYASVSFIDTQIGLVIDELDRLGLRENTVIVLWGDHGWHLGDHNMYCKHTNYEQSTRSPLIFSAGKDKIGKSNSPTEFVDVYPTLLELAGVKSPENLDGISLVPLLEGKVEKVKDFAVSQFPREDDKMGYTFRNKTHRYTIWMKDNFRSNQPFDASLVDAEELYDYEKDPKETKNLVKEEAYKTVKEDLKAQAIAFFKTQEVK is encoded by the coding sequence ATGAATTCTCAGATTTTGAAAATGTTGTTTTTATCACTTTTTACAATTTTTATTATCTCTTGTGATAATAAGTCAGGTAAAAAAGAAGGAGCAAAAAATCAACCAAAAAATATATTATTTATTGCGGTTGATGATCTAAAACCAATATTGGGTGCTTATGGAAATACAGTTGTAAAAACACCGAATATTGATAAGTTAGCTGCTAATGGTTTTGTTTTAGAAAATAATCATTGTCAACAAGCAGTTTGTGGACCTTCTCGAGCAAGTATCATGACTGGTAAAAGACCTGATTATACTAAAATTTGGGATTTAAAAACACATATCAGAAGCATAAACCCTGATATTGTTACGATGCCACAATATTTCAAACAGAATGGATATCAAACTGCTCCTGTTGGAAAAATTTTCGATTTTAGATCTGTAGATAGACAGCAAGATTCTATTTCTTGGACGCATAGATATGCGAATTTGAAAAGGAAAAACAAAGAATATGTAAATGAAACTACACACATTTCTTACGAAGTTTTACATATTCCTGATAGTGCAACTGTAGATGGAATGGTAGCAACTAGAAGTAACCATTTATTAAGAAAATTTTCAAAAGAGAAAAAATCTTTCTTTTTGGCAACAGGTTTTCATAAACCGCATTTGCCTTTTGTGGTGCCTGAAAAATATTGGGATATGTACCCAATAGAAACAATTACGTTGCCAGAATTTCAAAAAACTCCAGAAGGTGCTCCATATTATGCAACGCAACCAAGTTGGGAGTTAAGAGGTGGTTATGCAGATTTTACAAAAGATTATAGTGTACCAATTTCTGAAGCTAAACAGAAGAAATTGATTCAAGGTTATTATGCAAGTGTTAGTTTTATTGATACGCAAATAGGTTTGGTAATAGATGAATTAGACAGATTAGGGTTAAGAGAAAACACAGTAATTGTGCTTTGGGGAGATCATGGTTGGCATTTAGGCGACCACAATATGTACTGCAAACACACAAATTACGAGCAATCTACCAGATCTCCATTAATTTTTTCAGCAGGAAAAGATAAGATAGGGAAATCTAATTCTCCAACTGAATTTGTAGATGTGTATCCAACCTTGTTAGAATTAGCAGGGGTAAAATCTCCAGAAAATTTAGATGGTATAAGTTTAGTTCCGTTATTAGAAGGAAAAGTTGAGAAAGTAAAAGATTTTGCGGTAAGTCAGTTTCCAAGAGAAGATGATAAAATGGGGTATACTTTCAGAAATAAAACACATCGTTACACAATTTGGATGAAAGATAACTTTAGATCAAATCAACCTTTTGACGCTTCTTTAGTAGATGCTGAAGAATTATACGATTATGAAAAAGATCCAAAAGAAACAAAAAATTTGGTAAAAGAAGAGGCTTATAAAACTGTAAAAGAAGATTTAAAAGCACAAGCAATTGCATTTTTTAAAACTCAAGAAGTTAAATAA
- a CDS encoding GH36-type glycosyl hydrolase domain-containing protein, which translates to MKYGYFDDNKREYIITNPKTPVKWTNYVGTLSFGGIVDQTGGSLICKGDPALNRITKYIPQLPGSDFKGETLYIRFKDENGKNKIFSPFFVPTLDDYDLFECHVGLSYQKIISEFYGIRTEVTIFVPNEENRVIRKIEVKNISGKELEIDVIPVIEFTHFDALKQYTNADWCPQTMTMRANKNTDGTLLLRQYAFMKKDTENNFFTSNYPVDSFQTDRKLFLGDNEYGTWKNPLELQNESLSNFESNRGDNIAALLHKLGTVSIGETKTVITQLGQGAPNEIEKNAEKYKDVAEVDKAFKELSEFWDDYLSKASFNTPDSAFNSMVNIHNPRQCHTTYNWSRYLSLYQLGLGARGIGFRDSSQDILGILSAMPEKGKELIKKLISVKKEDGSAMHQFFPLTMEANEGDSREESHLKDFYGDDHLWIVQTVIEYIKETGDYDFLEEEITFYDKEVKLKDRKKGTVLEHLKRSLNFTKNNCGQHGLPMLGFADWNDTVNLPGDSESIFNANLYGKALNEMAALLDHLGNTELADTYRKDHAHMKEVVNTNCWDGDWYLRYYEDNGNAIGSKENSEGQIYTNAQSWTILAGFATPERAEKALDSVEDKLNTKFGIKLSYPGYNGYDETKGGVTTYPPGAKENGGIFLHSNPWVMIAETMMGNGDRAFQYYNQINPASKNDIIDTFECDPYCYPQNILGDEHPQFGMARNSWLSGTSSWTYQAATKHIMGVRPDHKGLTIDPCIPKAWDGFSAVRKFRNATYNITVTNPNNVSKGVVSMIVDGQKIEGNIAPVFNDGKEHSVVVILG; encoded by the coding sequence ATGAAATACGGATATTTTGATGACAACAAAAGAGAATACATTATTACAAACCCGAAAACGCCAGTAAAATGGACGAATTATGTGGGTACATTATCTTTTGGAGGTATAGTAGATCAAACAGGAGGTTCTTTAATTTGTAAAGGCGATCCTGCATTAAATAGAATTACAAAATATATTCCACAATTACCAGGATCAGATTTTAAAGGAGAAACTTTATACATCAGGTTTAAAGATGAAAATGGGAAAAATAAAATATTTTCTCCATTTTTTGTACCAACTTTAGATGATTACGATTTATTTGAATGTCACGTTGGTTTGTCTTATCAAAAAATAATATCAGAATTTTACGGAATTAGAACAGAGGTTACCATTTTTGTTCCAAATGAAGAAAATAGAGTTATTCGTAAGATTGAAGTAAAAAATATAAGTGGAAAAGAATTAGAAATAGATGTAATTCCTGTTATAGAATTTACACATTTCGATGCTTTAAAACAATACACAAATGCAGATTGGTGTCCTCAAACAATGACAATGAGAGCCAATAAAAATACAGATGGAACTTTGCTTTTACGTCAGTATGCTTTTATGAAAAAAGATACTGAAAACAACTTCTTTACATCTAATTATCCAGTAGATTCTTTTCAAACTGATAGAAAATTATTCTTAGGAGATAACGAATACGGAACTTGGAAAAATCCATTGGAATTACAAAACGAAAGTTTATCTAATTTCGAATCGAACAGAGGAGATAATATTGCCGCTTTATTGCACAAGTTAGGAACTGTTTCAATCGGAGAAACGAAAACGGTTATTACGCAATTAGGACAAGGAGCGCCAAATGAAATTGAGAAAAACGCAGAAAAATATAAAGATGTTGCTGAGGTAGATAAAGCTTTCAAAGAATTGTCAGAATTCTGGGATGATTATTTATCAAAAGCATCATTTAATACGCCAGATTCAGCATTCAATTCAATGGTGAATATTCACAATCCACGTCAATGTCATACGACATATAACTGGTCTCGTTATTTATCTTTATATCAATTAGGTTTGGGAGCAAGAGGAATTGGTTTTAGAGATAGTTCTCAAGATATTTTGGGAATTTTATCTGCAATGCCAGAAAAAGGAAAAGAATTAATCAAAAAATTAATATCTGTTAAGAAAGAAGATGGTTCTGCAATGCACCAGTTTTTCCCTTTAACAATGGAAGCTAACGAAGGTGATTCTCGTGAAGAATCTCACTTAAAAGACTTTTATGGTGATGATCATTTATGGATTGTACAAACGGTAATAGAATATATTAAAGAAACAGGAGATTATGATTTCTTAGAGGAAGAAATTACTTTTTATGATAAAGAAGTGAAATTAAAAGATCGTAAAAAAGGAACCGTTTTAGAACACTTAAAACGTTCTTTAAATTTTACAAAGAACAATTGTGGTCAACATGGTTTACCAATGTTAGGTTTTGCAGATTGGAATGATACTGTAAACTTACCTGGAGATTCTGAAAGTATTTTTAATGCTAATCTTTACGGAAAAGCATTAAACGAAATGGCTGCTTTGTTAGATCATTTAGGAAATACAGAATTAGCGGATACATACAGAAAAGACCACGCTCATATGAAAGAAGTGGTAAATACAAATTGTTGGGATGGAGATTGGTATTTACGTTATTATGAAGATAATGGAAACGCTATTGGATCGAAAGAAAATAGCGAAGGACAGATTTATACAAATGCACAATCTTGGACAATCTTAGCGGGTTTTGCAACTCCTGAAAGAGCTGAAAAAGCGTTAGATTCTGTGGAAGATAAATTGAATACTAAATTCGGAATTAAATTATCTTATCCAGGTTATAATGGATACGATGAAACCAAAGGTGGTGTAACAACATATCCTCCAGGAGCAAAAGAAAATGGTGGAATCTTTTTACATTCTAATCCTTGGGTGATGATTGCAGAAACGATGATGGGTAATGGAGACAGAGCTTTTCAATACTATAATCAAATAAATCCTGCATCTAAAAATGATATTATAGATACTTTTGAATGTGATCCATATTGCTACCCACAAAATATTTTAGGTGATGAACATCCACAATTCGGAATGGCAAGAAACTCTTGGTTATCAGGAACTTCTTCTTGGACATATCAAGCAGCTACAAAACACATAATGGGAGTTCGTCCAGATCATAAAGGATTAACAATTGATCCTTGTATTCCTAAAGCTTGGGATGGTTTTTCTGCGGTTCGTAAGTTTAGAAACGCAACATATAACATCACTGTTACAAACCCGAACAATGTTTCTAAAGGTGTTGTTTCTATGATTGTTGATGGTCAAAAAATAGAAGGAAATATTGCTCCTGTTTTTAATGATGGAAAGGAACATTCAGTAGTAGTTATTTTAGGGTAA
- a CDS encoding MFS transporter, giving the protein MAENTNQVVSNEDKVPFSKKLAYAAGGPVDILGVWVMVSIAYQVFNFELKMPPTYVAIILMSLRLWDGVMDPLMGWISDNFRSKWGRRRPFILVGAILAGLTYPLIWWFPTDMSQEGIMFWVIGFGILFYTCFTVWAMPYQSMLMEMTPDYNERTRVAEIRGYFQTVAGFFNGWVWWLSMLPIFFIDGVASPVNGMRYISIIIAVIILVMGVIPAIFVKERYYETDLIQNQKKVKLTDSLRETFSNKPFIILCLLTLFFLLGTSIFDSYGRYVGTYYVLGGDWNEGAKFAGYGTFVYTGFSFLFIPLFRKLSEKIGKPKVLMISMIIVVVAVTTTWWTFTPDNPWLMLMNTAFIGAGYAGLWLMIPSMQVDVVDYDELKTGERREGSFASIFSWVLKFSFVIGFMISGPVIEMTGFDANLNGNQAEGVYDIMRIGFLVIPIVSLLIAILLLRKFPITAEKASEIRVQLEERRGKV; this is encoded by the coding sequence ATGGCAGAAAATACAAACCAAGTTGTTAGTAACGAAGACAAAGTTCCTTTTTCGAAGAAACTAGCTTATGCTGCAGGTGGTCCAGTAGATATTTTAGGAGTTTGGGTAATGGTAAGTATTGCTTATCAAGTATTCAACTTCGAGTTAAAAATGCCTCCAACTTATGTGGCGATTATTTTAATGTCGTTACGTCTTTGGGATGGAGTTATGGATCCATTAATGGGTTGGATTTCTGATAATTTTCGTTCTAAATGGGGACGAAGAAGACCTTTTATTTTAGTGGGTGCAATTTTAGCAGGTTTAACATATCCTCTTATTTGGTGGTTTCCAACAGATATGAGTCAAGAAGGAATAATGTTTTGGGTAATTGGTTTCGGAATTTTATTCTACACCTGTTTTACAGTTTGGGCAATGCCTTACCAAAGTATGTTAATGGAAATGACCCCAGATTATAATGAACGTACAAGAGTTGCAGAAATACGTGGGTACTTTCAAACGGTTGCCGGTTTTTTTAACGGTTGGGTTTGGTGGTTAAGTATGTTGCCAATTTTCTTTATTGATGGTGTTGCAAGTCCGGTTAATGGAATGCGTTACATCAGTATTATAATTGCTGTTATTATATTGGTTATGGGAGTTATACCTGCCATTTTTGTAAAAGAACGTTACTATGAAACAGATTTAATTCAGAATCAGAAAAAGGTAAAACTAACAGATAGTTTACGAGAAACATTTTCTAATAAACCCTTTATAATTTTATGTTTATTAACACTATTTTTCTTATTAGGAACCTCAATTTTTGATAGTTATGGTCGATATGTTGGAACCTATTATGTATTAGGTGGCGATTGGAATGAAGGTGCAAAATTTGCAGGTTATGGAACATTTGTGTACACAGGTTTCAGCTTTCTATTTATACCTCTTTTTAGAAAATTATCAGAAAAAATAGGAAAACCAAAAGTCTTAATGATTTCTATGATAATTGTAGTTGTAGCAGTTACAACAACTTGGTGGACGTTTACACCAGATAATCCATGGTTAATGTTAATGAATACAGCTTTTATTGGAGCAGGTTATGCCGGTTTATGGCTAATGATACCTTCTATGCAAGTAGATGTAGTTGATTATGACGAATTAAAAACGGGTGAAAGACGTGAAGGTAGTTTTGCTTCTATATTTTCTTGGGTTCTAAAATTCAGTTTTGTAATTGGTTTTATGATTTCTGGGCCTGTAATTGAAATGACTGGTTTTGATGCTAATTTAAATGGTAATCAAGCAGAAGGTGTTTATGATATTATGAGAATTGGCTTTTTAGTGATACCAATTGTATCCTTATTAATTGCAATTTTACTGTTAAGGAAGTTCCCAATTACAGCTGAAAAAGCATCAGAAATTAGAGTGCAATTAGAGGAAAGAAGAGGGAAGGTTTAA
- a CDS encoding GH1 family beta-glucosidase gives MKKFPEDFIWGTATSSYQIEGAADIDGKGPSIWDSFCTIPGKIAEGETGNIACDHYHKFKEDIQLMKEMGVKAYRFSIAWARVMPTGKGDVNEKGIEFYSELIDELLKAGIEPWVTLYHWDLPLALQLEDDGWLNKNITNHFSEYANLCFDRFGDRVKNWITLNEPWVVSILGYGQGVFAPGRSSNSEPYLAAHHLIIAHAKAVAVYRENYGHQEGQIGISNNCDWREPLTDSEEDKQAAQRALEFFLAWFADPVYKGDYPTVMKEKLKERLPKFSEDEKKMIKGSSDFFGLNHYTTMYAAHSDGTKQEEISVNGNGGISEDQDVNLSLDKSWDVTLMDWAVVPWGCKKLLKWIDDRYDQPNIYITENGCAYPDKLVDGKVDDQERVDFYQGYLKSCQEAIEDGVKLKGYFAWSFMDNFEWASGYEKRFGLHYVDFETLERIPKKSALWFKDAIEKNSVESNNIIKQKIN, from the coding sequence ATGAAAAAATTTCCAGAAGATTTTATTTGGGGTACAGCTACTTCTTCTTACCAAATTGAAGGAGCTGCTGATATAGATGGTAAAGGACCTTCTATATGGGATTCATTTTGCACTATTCCAGGGAAAATTGCAGAAGGAGAAACGGGTAACATAGCTTGTGATCATTACCACAAGTTTAAAGAAGACATTCAATTGATGAAAGAGATGGGCGTAAAAGCATATCGATTTTCAATTGCCTGGGCCAGAGTAATGCCCACAGGAAAAGGAGATGTTAACGAAAAAGGAATTGAATTTTATTCTGAATTAATTGATGAACTTCTTAAAGCCGGTATAGAACCTTGGGTAACACTTTATCATTGGGATTTACCACTTGCTTTACAGTTAGAAGATGATGGTTGGTTAAATAAAAATATAACGAATCATTTTTCGGAATACGCAAATCTATGCTTTGATAGATTTGGAGACCGTGTAAAAAATTGGATTACATTAAATGAACCTTGGGTAGTTTCTATTTTAGGGTATGGCCAAGGTGTATTTGCTCCTGGAAGGTCATCTAATTCAGAACCTTATCTCGCCGCACATCATTTAATTATCGCACATGCAAAAGCAGTTGCAGTTTACAGAGAAAATTACGGGCATCAGGAAGGGCAAATCGGAATTTCTAACAATTGTGATTGGCGTGAACCTCTTACTGATAGCGAAGAAGATAAACAAGCAGCGCAAAGAGCTCTTGAGTTTTTCTTAGCTTGGTTTGCAGACCCTGTTTATAAAGGTGATTACCCAACTGTTATGAAAGAAAAACTGAAGGAACGTCTTCCTAAGTTTTCGGAAGATGAGAAAAAAATGATAAAAGGTTCTTCAGATTTTTTCGGATTAAACCATTATACAACAATGTATGCCGCACATTCAGACGGTACTAAGCAAGAAGAAATTTCAGTTAATGGAAATGGAGGTATCTCAGAAGACCAAGATGTTAACTTGTCTTTAGACAAAAGTTGGGATGTAACGTTAATGGACTGGGCAGTTGTGCCATGGGGTTGTAAAAAACTGCTAAAATGGATTGACGATCGTTATGATCAACCAAACATTTACATCACTGAAAACGGTTGTGCCTATCCAGATAAATTAGTTGATGGAAAGGTTGATGACCAAGAAAGGGTCGATTTTTATCAAGGATACTTAAAATCTTGCCAAGAAGCAATTGAGGATGGTGTTAAATTGAAAGGTTATTTCGCTTGGTCATTTATGGATAATTTTGAATGGGCCTCAGGATACGAAAAACGATTTGGTTTGCATTATGTTGATTTTGAAACTTTAGAAAGAATTCCAAAAAAGTCTGCACTTTGGTTCAAAGATGCTATCGAAAAGAACAGTGTTGAATCAAATAATATAATCAAACAAAAAATTAATTAA
- a CDS encoding MFS transporter codes for MKKLKLREKIGYALGDGAANIAWRGVATFLFIFYTDVFGLSPITVGVLFLVARFSDGISDILMGIIGDRTNTKYGKFRPWILWTAIPLAAILSLLFTSPDFNDSGKIVYAYITYILFTLIYTANNIPYGALMAVMTGDDKERASLGSYRMVGAFAGGMLVQGALLYLVASFGNINPNIEIQQIEKDSYKVKVSSKDNYENVNIKTENGIATFSMIDKKEEPSKGKSFSMIADETYTFYVSGEENLKTSSISIINQDKGYSNAMYVMSVFLALLLLVTFFTTRERVQPPKTQKHNLKQDFKDLISNKPWLILLIVGLLFNIYNSIKQGIVIIYFTHYLNDQLLAASFLIGLMIASIFGAMVTAPLSKKFGKKNLFIGALLFSGAINSLFLFCSPENTTAIFSIGIISEFTAAIFPTLFFVMLGDAADYSEYKNKRRATGLIYSAGSFATKFGGGIAGAIIGLVLGMYHYNGQDAVSIEGAIPGIIMLMSWIPAIITIMAAALMTLYPLTQTKTSEITKELNSRRQLEQNNNII; via the coding sequence ATGAAGAAACTAAAATTAAGAGAAAAAATTGGATATGCCTTAGGTGATGGAGCCGCAAATATTGCGTGGAGAGGTGTCGCTACTTTTTTATTTATTTTTTATACGGATGTTTTTGGATTGAGTCCAATAACTGTTGGTGTCTTATTTTTAGTCGCTCGTTTTAGTGATGGAATTTCTGATATTCTAATGGGAATTATTGGTGATAGAACCAATACAAAGTATGGTAAGTTCAGACCTTGGATTCTTTGGACTGCAATTCCTTTAGCAGCTATTCTTTCTTTACTATTCACAAGTCCAGATTTTAATGATTCAGGAAAAATTGTGTATGCATATATAACATACATTTTATTCACTCTAATTTATACAGCCAACAACATTCCTTATGGAGCATTAATGGCTGTTATGACTGGTGATGATAAAGAGCGTGCAAGTTTAGGTTCTTACAGAATGGTTGGCGCTTTTGCTGGAGGAATGTTAGTGCAAGGAGCTTTATTATATTTAGTGGCAAGTTTTGGAAACATTAATCCAAACATAGAAATTCAACAGATTGAAAAAGATTCTTACAAAGTAAAAGTTTCATCCAAAGATAATTACGAAAACGTAAATATCAAAACAGAAAACGGAATTGCAACTTTTTCTATGATTGATAAAAAAGAAGAACCATCCAAAGGAAAAAGTTTTTCTATGATTGCTGATGAGACATACACTTTTTATGTTTCTGGAGAAGAAAATTTAAAAACTTCAAGTATTTCAATTATAAATCAAGACAAAGGCTATAGCAATGCTATGTATGTAATGTCTGTATTTTTAGCATTGTTACTTTTAGTTACTTTTTTCACAACAAGAGAAAGAGTACAACCTCCAAAAACTCAAAAGCACAATTTAAAACAAGATTTTAAAGATTTAATTTCGAATAAACCTTGGTTAATTTTATTAATAGTTGGTTTGTTATTCAATATTTATAATTCCATAAAACAAGGAATTGTAATTATCTATTTCACACATTATTTAAATGACCAGTTATTAGCTGCTTCTTTTTTAATAGGATTAATGATTGCTTCTATTTTCGGAGCAATGGTTACTGCTCCGTTGAGTAAAAAATTTGGTAAAAAGAATCTATTTATTGGTGCCTTATTATTTTCTGGAGCCATTAATAGTTTATTTCTTTTTTGTTCACCAGAAAATACAACAGCCATATTTTCTATCGGAATTATCTCAGAATTTACAGCAGCAATTTTTCCAACATTATTTTTTGTGATGTTAGGTGATGCAGCAGATTATTCAGAATATAAAAATAAAAGAAGAGCCACAGGACTCATTTATTCTGCAGGTTCTTTCGCGACAAAATTTGGTGGTGGAATTGCAGGTGCAATTATAGGTTTAGTTTTAGGAATGTATCATTATAATGGTCAAGATGCTGTTTCAATTGAAGGAGCAATTCCAGGAATAATAATGTTAATGAGTTGGATTCCTGCAATAATTACAATAATGGCTGCAGCATTAATGACATTGTATCCATTAACACAAACAAAAACTTCTGAAATAACAAAAGAGTTAAACTCAAGAAGACAATTAGAACAAAATAACAACATCATATAA